The Rhododendron vialii isolate Sample 1 chromosome 3a, ASM3025357v1 nucleotide sequence caaaacaaatccAGAGAAATCACATTTGTATTCTTTTGGTATTTTACTCATATTATACTCAAAAactaaaactgtttttttttttttggtaattcttAAAAACTAAAACTTGAATAGATAAATACGTGCAATAATTAATATTCATTTATTATTATAATCCATGACGGAGAATGTAAATATCACGCCCCGTGTTCTTATCTAATCGACAAAAGCCCGCTCGTCATCTTAGGTGATTCAACATTTTCCTTCGACTCTGTTTTGAAgttatgaaaaaagaaaaaagaaagaacataaagTAATTAGGGGAGAAAATTCATACTAGTAGACTAGTAGTTGCATTGTCTTTAATTTTCTTCTCCAGTCCTCTTTaagtttcaatttcaaaaaatgggaggaagaaaatagtttttttttattttttcctcttttgtctttgtttttcaCGTGTTCCAAACGAAGTCTTAGATTATTCTTGGATCAATGACTTATGAATGATCTTTGGAACTCAAGACTGATTTTACCAACATAGATAGCCGAATAAAAAGGAATTGATCAAACATTTTCAAGTCAATATCTCCATGTTTTGAATCTTCTTTTCCGTTTTCCTACGTAAATCTATCTAAGGCCATGTACAGTTGCAAGGAATGGAAAGGAAAGTGCAAAAATGCTTGATTTttccgtatttttttttaaatgttaagCAAACTTCTGCAGAAATCTTAGGTTTTACAAGTTTCTTATGAAATTACTATTGCTTTCTacgtttttcaaatttttttttattagggcTCCATTTGTtccgatgtaaaatattttttcagaaaacaaattttaaacttttatttttccatgTTTGTTTGACACTTGAaacatttttagaaatcaataaaatagtgtagagagatgGGAGGCTTAAACGATAGAAAgatttgagaatattggaattgaacgtgaaTCAGGAttgacgatcgagaaaactgaTCAATGAGAATTATAGTAGAAGGCAGCGagttcatttaaaaaaataatttgcggAAGATTTAAGaataaatcattttcatccaattaatttcatttttttacacaaccaaacaccaaaaaataggtaaaatatttacccaaaaacattttacgcccaaacagaACAGAGCCTAATATACACACATAGGAAAATACTTTTCCTTATACTTCActtcaataaaattttcttaagaaTAAATTCCTGCATCAATTTCTCGACAAGGGAATAGAGGCCAAAAGATCACTCTCCCATTATTCTACCGCCGCGTTAAGAAAActaattttcttctttggaATAGAAACAAGAGAAAACTAAGGGTTTgaattatttaattattttcccTGGATAAAAATGGTTTCCCATGGTTTGAATCCTGGAGGGCAATATAAGTTacctttttagaaaaaatacatacataGGACACATGCCACAACATAAATGTTGTCTCACGTGTGTAGATCCCACGTGCATCGGCATCTGTCTTTGTAGCATTGttcttgaaaacaaaaaacacaaacacaaacccAGAAAGGTTGATTCCAGCAGTTTTCAAAGATTGTCAATCGATACCGGAGAGAAACTCAAATAAGCATCCCCAATCGGACATGGACCCTAACCTACTAGTAAAGTGAAAACACTATAGTAACAAGTATTTCCGCAAGTACTTCATTCACCGATGCATTTGCTGATTATACTAAATACCAAACTCATTCAAAAAGCTTTGTTATAAGAAGAAAGACATGATCTACCTTCAAAAAGTTCCTCAGGTCACCCGAGCAGTAACAAGTCAAGCCTGACAAAAACAAACCCTAATACCAGGCCAACCACCATGACCACAGCCTCAGAGCAAAACTTCTGAGTTGTCATTATTAAAAACAGGTGTCAGGTCTAATTTAACTAGACTAAATTCTACACCGAGAGATTTATTACTCCAAAGCCGAGACATTGCGCAGAAAACTGTGGTCAACGCAGTAAACTCCGAGTCATCTAATAGGGCTCAACGGGCATGCGGAAGCTCTTTCCTGCATACACTGCCTCAGAACCAAGCTCCTCTTCAATTCGCAAGAGCTGTGTATGCATAAAACAACATCAAAAGGCTTAAAACATTTCTCACTTTCAATTCAGTCTGAAACAATTAGCCTGTGGAAATTCAGTCTTAAGTACGCCAAGACAGAAAAGGTTTGTTTCAAGATTGAAATGATAAGAGGGTCTTGTGAAGCTAATATTTTAGTTTCCTTCAACCCTCAAACATCCTACTTCAAATCagagatccaaacacagcctgaATTGGAAGCAAAGccagaaaagaaacaaagagatGGTGCACATGAAAAGACAAAGATGTTAACCTGATTATACTTGGCAAGACGCTCTGATCTGCATGGAGCTCCCGTCTTAATTTGGCCCTAATATATCAAAATTCAAGAATAAGCAACATCGCAGTGACTAGTTTAACAAGAAAGAGAGACTACTGATAAAGTCATCTTAAACTCGAAATATAGTTACCGTTGCCAAACCCACAGAGAGATCAGCAATGAAAGTGTCCTCTGTCTCTCCACTGCAACATAATTAAAATGAACGGCAACTTGAGCTTTCTAAAAATTTGTGGTACAAGTGGATTGGAGACTCCTAAAAGTTAATTTCCAAACCTGCGGTGACTGGCCATTACTCCCCAACCAGCATGCTTGGACATTCTCACAGCTTCAATGCTCTCAGTTACAGATCCAATTTGATTAACCTGTTTCCGAAACAAGTAATAAAGTGAGATACATTTATAGCTGGTCCAGCACAAAGTATGAGCACTCCAACAAACAAATAAGTGTGTTGCAAGCTTGGACCTTCAAAAGAAGTGCGTTGCAAGATTTCTCCTTGATTGCCTTCTCAACTCTCTGCAAATATAATTGACAATGTATTGGAGTCAACaataatgaaaaggaaaaagaaaaagaaaaagaaacaattgTTTCAAACCATGAAACTGTTTTTAGTAAAGTCCATCCCTACCTTGGGATTAGTGACCAAGAGATCATCTCCCACAATCTGTACTTTTTCGCCAATTTCACTCGTCATCAAGGCGTAGTGCTCCCAGTCGTCTTGGTCAAACGGATCTTCAATTGATACAATAGGGTATTCACTCACAAATGACTTGTAGAGATCCTTGAGCTCCTTTCCTGAGATCTTTTGTGAGCCATCATTGTTCTGCATTAACATGAAAAACACATTAAATATTTCTGCAGCATACGCTACTGCGTAAAATAAATGAGCTTATAAGCACTGGCTTTTCGTCATTTCTGAAAATTTGCACTTAAGAATTTCCAGTGTaccataaaaataaagaaaaaattgcaCTTAAACTATCATGAAATATGCTCTTAGATAAACAAATCAATGGGTGGGTTGTTTTGGTGGGGATAGCATGGTAAATTAGTAACATGTTAGTTAATCTGAAATCGACTGAAGGATTTCGGAAAATGTCTCCAAGACGACATGCTATTATGTAAAAAAGGACAACAAGGTAAGAAACAGAAGCAGCAGAGTAGCAGACAATCCAAATTCAAAAGTAGTTGCAAAATGGTCCCTATGTGGAATTTAGttatgttcaccctcttttaaaaccctccttcctattggttgaaatggtgtgaatcccaccacaaagtgatttcatgcttaccaaaaagtgtattgcaggGTACGACCaccaccatttcaaccaataagagggagggttttgttcaccctcttttgaggagggtgaacaaaattgcactccccTATGTAAGATCACACATCTGTAAGCGGCAATCAACTATGTGACAAGCAGGTATGTGTCGAATTAGTCCCATCCTGTCGTGTACAAATACAAGACAGTTGGTtaacaaattctttcaaaaacaaaacattacGGTGTCTGTTAGGTGACACCCTCCTCACAAACGCCGCaaggtgacaaaaaatttgacTTCTTAGTTTATGAGTGATTTGTGAAACAaatgcaagattttgtaaaaGTATCCCAAATCATAAAAAGTGACTTCTTAGTTTGTTCTAAACTTCAGATATTGCAGAGAACCAAGGTCACCATCAAAGAAAGATGACAGAAAACTTACTTCTTCCTTGAAGTTCAAATCATAGCTCTTGTCGGACGCACCATAAAATTCAGATGCAGCAACATCCATTCCAATAACGACCTAAAGAATATGGGAAGCACTCAGGACATGATCTTCTCAAGTAACAAGGAAGCACGAAAAGAGTTGAGATGAGGCACGAAAAAGACGGACCTTTCCTGTATAACCGGCTTTAGCAATAGCGGTTTTAAGTAATTCAAGGCCTTCCTTGTTCTCCTGAACACACACCAAACAACAGTTGTTTGAATAACCAAATGCAAGCATTTATATACATTTACAATTggtttaagaaacaaaaatcacATCATTAAATTCTTTGACCTGAATATTAGGAGCAAAGCCACCTTCATCACCAACATTTGTTGCATCTTGACCGTACTTCTTTTTAATCACACTCTGAATTAGAAAAAAATCATTAAGCGAAAATGACAAGCAATTGAACAGTAGAAATGAAATCTGTGGTGATTTGGAAGGGTCTGATAAAGAAGTTATTCAGGAGTAGAATATCGTaccatttcaaaatttgaatccaAACAATAATAATTAAGCTCTTATAAGAGATTATCCAAAACAAGACAGAGCATCCCTATCCTGGGCCATTCATGCAAAGTTCCTAAGAGCTTAAGATCAATGGTGAATAATACTAATCAACACATAAAAAAAGTAAAGCTCCTCTCCTAGTGCAAGTTAAGAAACAATCTCGGATAGGTCTTATGATGCTTGGCCCAAAAGTCCAACTTCGGGTAGAAAGCCAAACAGACACAACTGCTCAAACATATTTTGAATGATAAAAAACAGTTCCATTTACACTATTTCCTTGATGAAACTTTCAAAAGATCAATCCGAACAAATTAGAATGTCAACTCTATTATGTCAACCTGATATCATGACACTGCGGATGCTTACTGTAACATACTAATATCTAGACTAAAGCCTGTGGGAACTGTTTTTGCAGGGGTACCCACATTCCTTAATGAAAGTAGCAAACCCGAAGGAACAGGAGGCAATGACCCACCTTCAAATGGTGATAGACTTCCACACCCATTTTCATTGCCTCCTTGAAAGTAACAGCTCCAACCGGAAGAATCATAAACTCCTGCAAACACAAGTTGATGGGAACTCAGACTTGAGACCATCTAGGGATGTAAATTGTAAAATACAAAAGTTCTATCAAGAGGCTTGCCTGCATAGCAAGTTTATTTCCTGCATGTGATCCGCCATTGATGACATTAAAAGCAGGAACTGGCAACACCAGCTTCTTGTTTCCGGCAAGGTTGGCGATATGCTGAAATCCAGAAGATGCAGTTATAAGACATGTATGAAATTTACTAAACGGCATTTACACCCCAATGTAATTACTATAATTTCAAGCCTGCATTAAACATTGAACACCAATGCTTATGTTTGCAACAGCGATATGAAGCAGGCAAGACAATATTCTCACATTCTCATTCATTACAATGTTAGCATCGACTTTCTATGCATGTGTACTTTCTACATATGCCTGtgtgtgtgaatttttttgtccaaaaattgGGGGAAAATGGAGAGACCTTAAAAGTTCCCTTCTATTGGTCTGCCaaagtgaaaaaagaaagggtagaGTAAAACGATTATAAAAGTCTTATAAGACATACCTTGTAAAGGGGAATATTCAGGGCACTAGCACCAGCTTTGCAAACAGCAAGAGACACGGCCAATATAGCATTTGCTCCAAGCTGAAGACCAAAATTACTTCAATTGTGTCTATCATCTATAATAAGTATATCAAACTGGACAAAAGCATTTTGGTAAATTACCTTTTGCTTGCACCAACCCCACTCATTTACAGTTCCATCAAGTTGTTGAACCATGAAATTATCAATCGCAGTCTGTTCCGTTGGATCCTGTGCAAGTAAAGCAATACAAGTTTCACAACATTGTGGGCCAACCTCAAGATGTGAGTAGGATTTATCAAGGAAATACATCATTATGTGTAGTTCATCTTTCAAAGAACTCCACGACGTATTATGTGGAGTCGCAGGATCTCAattcaagaaatttaaaaaaggaAATCTTATCCATTTAGTAACAATGATATTCAAGctcaaaacccaatttcattAATACCCATCATAAGAGAGGATGTGTAAGCAACAAACCTTGCCAATGAGTGCAGGGCCAATAATTGAGTTGACATTATCAACAGCCTACAGGTGGGCAAAGGAGTACAATAATATTAGCATAGGGTGTGGGTGTGAGGACAACACTTGTACAATTACGAATTTACAAGCAGGAACTGAAAAGTAGAAACTAACCTTTGATACACCTTTACCAAGGTAGTCAGACCCTCCATCTCTTAATTCAAGTGCTTCATAGACTCCTGGAAATAAGCCAAGGTTATGAATGAAGTAAAGCATGTGTCTGCTGAGTAAACTCAGCAAAAACAGAGGATGCCCTGATCTAAAAACTTTATGATACATTAAATCAGTTCATTTCGAATCCAATGGTTAAGCGATCATCTCCCCCCATCAGCAGACAACAAATAACTTTTATCATCAAGTTCATGTAGACGTTATTCCTCATATTTATTGTCCTTTCTAAATGAAATTCAATGGAAGGGGTGATCCATACAACAATATTAATGGCACCGTCATGGAATCACTACAGTAACCTATACACATCAAATAGCTCAGTCCTCTAAAAAGTTACAGTTTACTTGGAATGAAAGCTGATATATATCATTACATCATGATTTAATTTACATTGGCTACACATTAAACATCATTTACTAGCAATTACAGATTCAAAGTTTCTGAAGGAGGATATAACActggatttttcttttctttttcttgaacgAACACCTGACACAGGATAACCACCTCAGAAAGACCCCAAAACTAACCTAATTACCATTTACCACATTCATTTTCTTCACTGCGCTACCCAATGTTTAGAAACAATTTGATGAGCAACTCACCCTCTGGTGCACAAGAGAAACAAGTTCTAATCAAACTGTTTCGCATATTTTGtcgaaaaacaaaatgaaattgcGTAtgtaactacaatcgtctccaAGAGGAAAGAGAGGAAGAGATAAAGGAAACTTAAATCTTAATCCACACCTCAAAGTGAGCAATTAGAATATTTCCACACATAATCTATATGTTTCAATGAGGAAAATATCTTACCAGTGGATGCCCCACTTGGAACAGCAgctctagctttgataccattaTCTAGACCAACATCAACCTACATGCACAAATAACGCCCACATCCAATCAACagaatacacacacacacaaacacacaaccaCTGCCTTGCTTGGGTGAATCTACAGTCGCCCGTCCATCACCAATACTGTGTCAAAACCAATCACatctgttaaagcatccactcaaaaccaattggcaatgagtggagaggccgcccaggctcgtATAcgagttttggaggagataattaactgcTGTGGACGACTCCAACAAGATCTCCCTCGCTTTCTATACCGACCACCCAACAAAGAGTCATTCAGTGTGTAGCTTAAATTGTGATTTGACAGCTTGATATAGAATCCCCATTACCAAACAAAGAATAGAGGCCCGTTCGTATTCAGGCAGATTTCAAATGAAGGAATTCTACATTTTTAGAGCAGCTCAAATTCTGAGTTGTTGGCTTACATATGGGGTGTGACACTGAGTTCAGttaacttatttttcaaatctccagttaaattatttttcaaaactccAAGTTAGAGATTACATATATACAACCACAATAACACAACTACTGTTCATAGACAAGCTGCATGTGCTTCTCCGACGACTAACCGTTTGATCAATTCATCGTGTGTAATTTGATCTGAATGTGTAATTTGTCTTTTCCAATTGTATTAGATGCGCACGGTAGGTTGTAATTTCTTTTACTGTATCTTTTATCAATGAAGTTCTTACTCTTCCTAAAAGAAAACGACGAGATCccaaaaattgcatatttttttcatctaaaATTGGAATCCTTCCTTTGGAATCTGTATCCATCCAAATGGAACTAAAATCAGGAAATTACCGTACTGATGAGAAACCATATATAGATTAAATAAAATCAGAATACAGAAAACGAGTCGTTGTCGTGATTAATTGAACGGCCGATTAGGCTTGAGCAGGGCCCAGAGATAGAAGAGTTTGGGAAATCGTACCTCGACCGTCGGATTTCCACGGCTGTCGAAGATCTGTCGTGCTTTGACGAACTGGATCTTGGCCATGTGAAGTGAGTTTAGATCTGGAcggatggggagagagagggagagagacagagagagagagagcggtgTTAGAGACAGTGAGAAGGAGTACTGAAGGTTAGCCACATATTTATACAAGGTTTGGCTTAAATATGGCCGTCCGATTAGGGGATGATTAGGTCTTAAACTTCGTTTTCGGGTTTGGGATTTGGAATGTTAACAGACAGTGGTTTTTGGCTTGGGTGacaatcaaaatacaaaaaaaaaaaaaaaaacacacacacaacacacacgCTACAAATCATGACAAAGTTTTAATCGTAGTCCATCCTATGATGgttattgagaaaaaaaaattcaaaacacatGGGCAAACCAGAaactaattgaaaaaaaaaatgaatgaaatacCTGATAATATACATATGGTAACGCAATGACGAGTTTAAAACATGATCTCGCAACCatatttgttttgggttttgaggtaatttttttgggataatgagtggagagaagtagatagatagagaaattagagttaaaatttattgaaaaccgtgcACAGAGAGAAAAGTTTGAGGCTAGAGCCCCAAAATGAACATGGTTGGTCCAACTTATGCGTGAAGGCTAACAAGCATTGGAAAACATGAGGAGTTTAATATTTTAACTTTGGGTTTGCGACTTTTTTTTATGACCGGAGAAGCAACACACTTGGGCATGTTTCCGCTACCCAACAAGTTGCGGAccacaacttttttgttttgtctttttttcctgttttttagTTTGTCGCTAAACTCTTATGTAATATTGGTTGAtctcgacgaaaggaatcgaaaaaataaaaaaaattatgacttttaattttttatggaaatattttgaaaaatatccaagcaAAAAGCTCAAAAGACTGAGTTTTTATGGAAGGTTGTCTTTCTTTACAATCAAGAAAGGGGGAAAATTCTATAAATCAGTTTGATAAATAGTGAAATATGTTAATAAATTGTAAGATGCACAAGAAAGGGTTAATGCTATCCAATCATGTCAATGTCCAAAATAAGctgaaatgtatttttttattttttgggttttggtggtggtgcGTCCAGTTCACTTGCTAACACAAGAAATAAATATCTCAGCTGAATCCCATATATTTCAATTGTATTGGTGTTGTCTACGTATGCATTTCACAGTCAAACCctatttttaagtttggttGATGGTATTAGTTTGAATaaattggcttatttatttGACGGCCGTGAtctatatttttgttatttgtccttttttagtttttggttaaAGCCTATGACTTTTCATATTCGTCTTAAGAAAGATAATCGGAAAAGTTAAATAATATGAACCATTTAAATGGATTCGGGGACCTGTAGTGAGCAAAGTTTTCTACAGAGTGTAGTGAGTCATCTTAGCCGTCTATCTCAGCAATCAACGATCTGGACTTAACAAACTTTTAAAAACAAACCGTTCCACGGAAGTATCTCCAGATTTAAAACAAACCCTTCCATGGAAACTCTTCCATGAACTTTTGAAAGGTTAGTTTTAATTCCAAATCATTGAAAGCACTTCGAATTGCTACGATGGTTCACTACATCCTGTAATGACTTTGCTCACTACAGGATTCCCGAATTACTTTTAAACATAACGTCATTCTGATTGACCCCGGCTAACTAATATTCCACTTGTTAACCAACTTGGGCTAACTTATTTGGTCAGAActtttgcatctcactaggaggaCAGAAGTTCAAATTTACCTACCTGCGTGCAGGTGTTCTTCCCTTAGACgcgtttttcctttctttttttgtttttatcataCGATGAGCTTATTtattgtattggttgagttgttgagtTGGTTGTCTCGTGGACTTTCACAATTAACGTAGTGTCCCGAGTTTGTACTTTAAATTATCTCTtctatcaatttaaaaaaaaaaaaaactaatactaGTTTTGGATAGATATTTAATTCCACGATGGATGAGAATCCTTGtaaataatcaaacaaaaagcCAAGCTACTCTCACGAACCCATTGTCAGGCTCGGCAAATTAAATGAGATTTATAAACAAGAGGGAGTGATTAGTTCCGAGAACAGAGGGTAGGATGGTTTGGTAAAAGTCAAGAGGAGTGCAATTTTATCTacccatccaaaaaaaaaatagaaaaagaactCAATTGAACTTCAGTCATTGCTTGATCCAAATATTTAACTCTTGCTCTAAAATTTTTAGCTAGAGCAAGTATTATTCATCGAGCCAATACTTACCAACAtgaaattgaactcattttttATGTAAGGAGTTGgctgaaaaaaatcaaattctaCAAACGAACGACTTCATTATTTGAAGCGAGTGAACATAAACATTCACCAAAAATCATGCACGAAATGCCAATATCAACTATCGTTTATGAAATTcaaagtacatttttttttttgggtaaatgaaATTCATAGTACTTCTAAGCACATATACTAGGTCAAGGAAATTTTCTCATGATAGTTACTAAGTTTCAGAGGATGAACACATATCATGTTGTCAACatagaaaaaatttcaaccgGTTGACATGATACGGTTTGCTCCATCTGAAGTTTTAGATTTGAAACCTCCTAAGTGCTATCAATTTCTTTTGGATTAACAATACAAAATTTTGTTCCGGCTTTATTTGAACTCTCTTAAATGAACAGTGAAGCTGGGTCTCCAGTACTATGTCAAGGTACTCGTAGACTTACCCTAACAAcggagttattaaaaaaaagtgttcatCATAAGTCGTCAGTCAACACCTCTAGAGTTTACTGTTggatggagtacaaaaaaatgttCGACCCCGATGGTTGACATGATTTGACTGTGTTCGCTTTAGATCTTTAAAACCAAAACCTTTTTTTACGCACGATTTCTATAGgaataaatcatttttctaattattaatCTTATTTAACCAAACAAAGCCGTGTTCGTTCAGCTCAGTTTCCGACGTAGAAACCCACGCTTGAGAGCAAATCATTCACGCGTGCGTTTACTTTTTTTTACGTATGATTGCCTAAACTAATTGATTTCCGAAGTTTCGAACATCTACAAgtttttcaatataaaatatGTCACGCACTTGTCATTAGGTGGCACCAACATTTCAATGTCACCCTGATTTGGCAAAGTCAAATTGTTCTCTTTCGCACctacccccctctctctctccctctctctctctacaccaCCCCCCTACATAAATACAGTATGTtaatatacatatgtatatgtacagAAAACTTCTAGTGAGATCCGATGGCTAAGATTAGAAATCTGTGCTCAAAAGCGTGCCGGGATCCTTCACTAGAAGCTGATTGTGTATATGCACGAGAAATATGTAAATATGTTAGTCTACCTATCTGTGTTACCCTTAGTGTCATAACGAGATTTGCGGGGGCACTACAACATCTTCGTCAAAAATCAAAGATAAGGTCACATTGTATGCCAGGAGCGCACACCAAACGGTTAGGGAGACTAGAACTCAAATATTGACTGGGCAACTTCAAGTACTTATCTATTGATGCAATCACTTGGTGATTGTTGCGCACAGCTTTCGTACGAAAGACCGTACGTGCAATACGGGTCTACAGAAATTGGGTCAGTTCGGGTCAATTGGGCTTGCACTAAAAAAAGGGATTTGCATGTACCCAACCCGTTTCAATAAATAAATTGGTTTCACTTGATATTCCTAAGCCCAATCTTATTAGActattagtaattttttatttttcaagctgTCCAAATAATCCATTTATTTGACAGAACCTCttaattttcaacaaatttctaatatgaataatttttcaaatttcaattcacTCTCTCATAAAGTGCAACTTTTTCATTGCAAAAAGGTAGTATTCTACAAACTAGAGTAACCTCAATAgatactttttttcttcttctttctttatgCTTTAATTACTAGTACATCTATAGACACACAAATAAGGTGTTTGCGGCCCTGGCCCGGCCCGGACCAAATTGGGTTTCCAtagataatttcaagttcatcCTAATAACTGGATGGGCTTAAAACACAACTCATTTCAATGGGAAAATGGCGGtccatgacatgttttgataactAATACCCTTCAatgacatgctaagaacaattgttaatgctaaaaacgTCAttgacgaatattaattat carries:
- the LOC131318394 gene encoding enolase isoform X1, yielding MAKIQFVKARQIFDSRGNPTVEVDVGLDNGIKARAAVPSGASTGVYEALELRDGGSDYLGKGVSKAVDNVNSIIGPALIGKDPTEQTAIDNFMVQQLDGTVNEWGWCKQKLGANAILAVSLAVCKAGASALNIPLYKHIANLAGNKKLVLPVPAFNVINGGSHAGNKLAMQEFMILPVGAVTFKEAMKMGVEVYHHLKSVIKKKYGQDATNVGDEGGFAPNIQENKEGLELLKTAIAKAGYTGKVVIGMDVAASEFYGASDKSYDLNFKEENNDGSQKISGKELKDLYKSFVSEYPIVSIEDPFDQDDWEHYALMTSEIGEKVQIVGDDLLVTNPKRVEKAIKEKSCNALLLKVNQIGSVTESIEAVRMSKHAGWGVMASHRSGETEDTFIADLSVGLATGQIKTGAPCRSERLAKYNQVNIFVFSCAPSLCFFSGFASNSGCVWISDLK
- the LOC131318394 gene encoding enolase isoform X2, with the translated sequence MAKIQFVKARQIFDSRGNPTVEVDVGLDNGIKARAAVPSGASTGVYEALELRDGGSDYLGKGVSKAVDNVNSIIGPALIGKDPTEQTAIDNFMVQQLDGTVNEWGWCKQKLGANAILAVSLAVCKAGASALNIPLYKHIANLAGNKKLVLPVPAFNVINGGSHAGNKLAMQEFMILPVGAVTFKEAMKMGVEVYHHLKSVIKKKYGQDATNVGDEGGFAPNIQENKEGLELLKTAIAKAGYTGKVVIGMDVAASEFYGASDKSYDLNFKEENNDGSQKISGKELKDLYKSFVSEYPIVSIEDPFDQDDWEHYALMTSEIGEKVQIVGDDLLVTNPKRVEKAIKEKSCNALLLKVNQIGSVTESIEAVRMSKHAGWGVMASHRSGETEDTFIADLSVGLATGQIKTGAPCRSERLAKYNQLLRIEEELGSEAVYAGKSFRMPVEPY